In Montipora capricornis isolate CH-2021 chromosome 4, ASM3666992v2, whole genome shotgun sequence, a single genomic region encodes these proteins:
- the LOC138045067 gene encoding cilia- and flagella-associated protein 119-like isoform X1, whose translation MPSQDQRKKFKARVLVWTDLTLDNVEDIQKSNTPADMQCLLADILHLNEWKEDLRQGILVDLYFYTLQFAKDNGFTSEQMSAWFSIIKSVHEMAVDTPYGNVEPVFEFFKELLLCHSVKRPPYSIALFSVDQVKRLTTYTVNTYFRHFKMYKYAFTPKVRLDLSFEYVGLPVTPEPPQVGDDEEEDEEELGQAEEETDKTEETAAVAEDEDTPAVKELRAIINSALSEQVQQLKTSVDQQIKAKDEEIAKKMGISGDVPLPSKSPKQKIKKGK comes from the exons ATGCCTTCACAAGACCAG CGAAAAAAGTTTAAAGCAAGAGTCTTGGTGTG GACTGATTTAACTCTTGACAATGTAGAGGACATTCAAAAAAGTAACACGCCAGCGGATATGCAATG CCTTTTAGCAGATATTCTACATCTTAATGAGTGGAAAGAAGATCTCAGACAGGGCATATTAGTAGATCTTTATTTTTATACTTTGCA GTTTGCTAAAGACAATGGATTTACAAGTGAACAGATGTCAGCATGGTTCTCAATAATCAAATCTGTCCACGAAATGGCTGTAG ACACTCCATATGGCAATGTTGAACCAGTGTTTGAATTCTTCAAGGAGCTTCTTCTTTGTCACTCTGTGAAG AGGCCACCTTACAGCATTGCTCTTTTCTCTGTGGATCAAGTTAAAAGATTAACTACATATACTGTTAATAC GTACTTCAGACATTTTAAGATGTACAAGTATGCATTTACACCAAAG GTGCGTCTAGATCTGAGTTTTGAGTATGTGGGACTGCCAGTTACTCCTGAACCCCCGCAAG TTGGTGACGATGAAGAGGAAGATGAAGAAGAGTTGGGACAG GCTGAGGAAGAAACTGACAAAACCGAGGAAACAGCAGCTGTTGCAGAGGACGAAG ACACGCCAGCAGTGAAAGAGCTTAGAGCTATTATCAACTCAGCTCTGTCCGAGCAAGTTCAACAG cttAAAACCAGTGTAGATCAACAGATAAAAGCTAAGGATGAAGAGATCGCTAAGAAGATGGGTATTTCTGGCGACGTTCCGCTTCCTTCAAAAAGtccaaaacaaaaaatcaagAAGGGAAAATAA
- the LOC138045067 gene encoding cilia- and flagella-associated protein 119-like isoform X2 → MSIPQRKKFKARVLVWTDLTLDNVEDIQKSNTPADMQCLLADILHLNEWKEDLRQGILVDLYFYTLQFAKDNGFTSEQMSAWFSIIKSVHEMAVDTPYGNVEPVFEFFKELLLCHSVKRPPYSIALFSVDQVKRLTTYTVNTYFRHFKMYKYAFTPKVRLDLSFEYVGLPVTPEPPQVGDDEEEDEEELGQAEEETDKTEETAAVAEDEDTPAVKELRAIINSALSEQVQQLKTSVDQQIKAKDEEIAKKMGISGDVPLPSKSPKQKIKKGK, encoded by the exons ATGTCCATTCCTCAGCGAAAAAAGTTTAAAGCAAGAGTCTTGGTGTG GACTGATTTAACTCTTGACAATGTAGAGGACATTCAAAAAAGTAACACGCCAGCGGATATGCAATG CCTTTTAGCAGATATTCTACATCTTAATGAGTGGAAAGAAGATCTCAGACAGGGCATATTAGTAGATCTTTATTTTTATACTTTGCA GTTTGCTAAAGACAATGGATTTACAAGTGAACAGATGTCAGCATGGTTCTCAATAATCAAATCTGTCCACGAAATGGCTGTAG ACACTCCATATGGCAATGTTGAACCAGTGTTTGAATTCTTCAAGGAGCTTCTTCTTTGTCACTCTGTGAAG AGGCCACCTTACAGCATTGCTCTTTTCTCTGTGGATCAAGTTAAAAGATTAACTACATATACTGTTAATAC GTACTTCAGACATTTTAAGATGTACAAGTATGCATTTACACCAAAG GTGCGTCTAGATCTGAGTTTTGAGTATGTGGGACTGCCAGTTACTCCTGAACCCCCGCAAG TTGGTGACGATGAAGAGGAAGATGAAGAAGAGTTGGGACAG GCTGAGGAAGAAACTGACAAAACCGAGGAAACAGCAGCTGTTGCAGAGGACGAAG ACACGCCAGCAGTGAAAGAGCTTAGAGCTATTATCAACTCAGCTCTGTCCGAGCAAGTTCAACAG cttAAAACCAGTGTAGATCAACAGATAAAAGCTAAGGATGAAGAGATCGCTAAGAAGATGGGTATTTCTGGCGACGTTCCGCTTCCTTCAAAAAGtccaaaacaaaaaatcaagAAGGGAAAATAA